In Sulfurisphaera javensis, a single genomic region encodes these proteins:
- the cimA gene encoding citramalate synthase: MFTKSVEVLDTTLRDGAQSANVSFTLNDKIRIALALDELGVNYIEAGWPGSNPKDEEFFKEIKKYSLSKARIAAFGSTRRKEYSAKEDPNLNAIIKADVDVAVLFGKSWLLHVTDVLKIKPEDNLDIVYDSINYLKSHGLTVIFDAEHFYQGFKDNREYALKVVKTAEEAKVDVIALADTNGGTLPHEVYEITKVVVGEVKTKVGLHMHNDSGCAVANSLMGVLAGARHVQGTINGIGERTGNADLVQIIPNLALKMGFNVLKGKESLKKLREVSRLVYELAGLHPNPYQPYVGDFAFTHKAGVHADAVMKVARAYEHIDPSLVGNTRRFVISELSGTSNLVTYLENIGVKVDKKDERLKNALKKIKELENKGYSFDLAPSSAILVALKELGLYEKKIDVEYWKVINESSNLSIAVVKVNGQLEVSEGVGPVHAVDLALRKALQKVYPEITNVKLTDYRVILPGEIKNTESVVRVTIEFTDGSITWRTVGVSSSVIEASILALIDGLDYYLQYKKLKTLKSN; this comes from the coding sequence GTGTTTACGAAATCTGTTGAGGTATTGGATACTACTTTAAGAGATGGAGCACAGTCTGCAAATGTATCTTTCACATTAAATGATAAAATAAGGATAGCACTAGCATTAGATGAATTAGGAGTGAATTACATAGAAGCTGGCTGGCCTGGATCAAATCCAAAAGATGAGGAATTCTTTAAAGAAATAAAAAAATACTCTCTATCTAAAGCAAGGATTGCGGCTTTTGGAAGTACTAGGAGAAAAGAATATAGTGCAAAGGAAGATCCTAATTTAAATGCTATAATAAAAGCTGATGTAGATGTTGCTGTTCTTTTTGGGAAATCTTGGCTTTTACACGTTACTGATGTTTTAAAGATAAAACCAGAAGATAATTTAGATATAGTTTATGATAGTATAAATTATTTGAAATCTCACGGATTAACAGTAATATTTGATGCTGAACATTTCTATCAAGGATTTAAAGATAATAGAGAATATGCATTAAAAGTTGTTAAAACTGCAGAAGAGGCTAAGGTTGATGTTATAGCATTAGCTGATACAAATGGTGGAACTCTTCCTCATGAAGTTTATGAAATAACTAAGGTTGTAGTTGGAGAAGTTAAAACTAAGGTTGGATTACACATGCATAATGATTCTGGCTGTGCAGTAGCTAATAGTTTAATGGGTGTATTAGCTGGAGCAAGGCATGTTCAAGGAACTATAAATGGAATAGGAGAGAGGACTGGAAATGCAGATTTAGTTCAAATAATTCCTAATTTAGCCTTAAAGATGGGCTTTAATGTATTAAAGGGAAAGGAAAGTTTAAAGAAACTAAGAGAAGTTTCTAGGCTTGTATATGAATTAGCTGGATTGCATCCAAATCCATATCAACCTTATGTTGGTGATTTTGCATTTACTCATAAGGCTGGGGTACATGCAGATGCGGTAATGAAAGTTGCAAGGGCTTATGAACACATTGATCCTTCACTAGTAGGAAATACTAGGAGGTTTGTAATCTCTGAACTATCTGGAACTTCTAATTTAGTTACTTATTTAGAGAACATAGGAGTTAAAGTTGATAAGAAAGATGAAAGGCTTAAGAATGCTTTAAAGAAGATAAAGGAGCTTGAAAATAAGGGTTATAGTTTTGATTTAGCTCCATCATCAGCCATATTAGTTGCTTTAAAAGAACTTGGACTTTATGAAAAGAAGATAGATGTCGAATATTGGAAAGTAATAAATGAAAGTAGTAATCTATCAATTGCTGTAGTTAAGGTTAATGGTCAATTAGAAGTTTCTGAAGGTGTTGGTCCAGTTCATGCTGTTGATTTAGCCTTAAGGAAAGCATTACAAAAGGTTTATCCAGAGATAACTAATGTAAAGCTAACTGATTATAGAGTAATACTTCCCGGAGAAATAAAGAACACTGAAAGCGTTGTAAGAGTTACAATTGAATTTACTGATGGTAGTATAACTTGGAGAACTGTTGGAGTTTCGAGTAGCGTTATTGAAGCTAGTATATTAGCCTTAATTGATGGTTTAGATTATTATCTTCAGTACAAGAAGTTAAAAACCCTAAAAAGTAATTAA
- a CDS encoding 4-hydroxybenzoate octaprenyltransferase: protein MQWDPGGATESKSKLYIYLRFLRIEQTFFSLPMAYMGAFVAIKKIPPIYILFLIFLSLFFLRIAGMTNDNLADRDIDAKNPRTRTRPLVTGKITVKEAKLLIIISLIAFFISAFFVNFYAFILSPLVALVVMTYPYMKRYTAFANYQIATVQGLAVFSGAVASLGLFVTSFSQLILEIPWLFVIATIFWAVGFDLYNHIPDAEFDKKMGLHSFAVLLGNKALPFAGINQILSVALAFAGDYFYHLGYIAYSATILHGLIMAYAYYLASRGDFGRAFYYNIYSSVVLGIGVILAVVFS, encoded by the coding sequence ATGCAGTGGGATCCAGGAGGAGCGACTGAAAGCAAAAGTAAACTTTACATTTATTTAAGGTTTCTTAGGATTGAACAAACTTTCTTTAGTTTACCTATGGCCTATATGGGAGCTTTTGTTGCTATTAAAAAAATACCTCCAATTTACATTTTGTTTTTAATATTTTTATCTCTCTTTTTCTTAAGAATTGCAGGAATGACTAATGATAATTTAGCTGATAGAGATATAGATGCTAAGAATCCGAGGACAAGAACAAGACCCTTAGTTACTGGAAAAATTACCGTAAAAGAGGCTAAGCTCTTGATAATAATTTCCCTAATAGCTTTCTTTATATCTGCATTTTTTGTTAATTTTTACGCTTTCATACTTTCTCCACTTGTAGCTTTAGTTGTAATGACTTATCCTTACATGAAAAGATATACGGCATTTGCTAATTATCAAATCGCCACTGTTCAAGGATTAGCTGTATTTAGTGGTGCTGTAGCTTCCTTAGGTCTATTTGTCACTTCTTTTTCTCAGTTAATTTTAGAAATACCATGGTTATTTGTAATAGCAACAATATTTTGGGCAGTTGGTTTTGATCTTTATAATCATATTCCAGATGCAGAATTTGATAAAAAAATGGGATTACATAGCTTTGCTGTTCTTTTAGGGAATAAGGCATTGCCTTTTGCTGGAATTAATCAAATACTTTCTGTTGCTTTAGCTTTTGCTGGTGATTATTTTTACCATTTAGGCTATATAGCATATTCAGCTACTATTTTACACGGTTTAATTATGGCTTATGCATATTATTTAGCGAGTAGAGGAGATTTTGGAAGAGCGTTCTATTATAACATCTACTCTTCAGTGGTTTTAGGAATTGGAGTTATTTTAGCTGTTGTTTTTAGTTAA
- a CDS encoding gamma-glutamylcyclotransferase, giving the protein MPYLFVYGSLRYGFELHHLLSNSRFVGLAFTEGYKMYDLGSYPGVIKGDGIIYGEVYEVDEDTINLLDRVEDYRGRPDDLYIREKTKVYFDDKRKYSLSDVYIYVYNQDISGRDLIDEGDYSKYVRMPVILNYFAYAENTNEEVLRQRGVKKILKKINAIAYGYKMIFNIPCRWKYCANLIEDEKGKVCGYIYVMHEDELNTLDKAEQHLVKYMREVIKVIDEKGKEYYAYAYVSPDKGNQEKPSEEYLSLIIQGLKRGWGNNCISSGLL; this is encoded by the coding sequence GTGCCCTACCTATTCGTTTATGGGTCATTAAGGTATGGATTTGAATTACATCATTTATTATCAAACTCAAGATTCGTGGGCTTAGCGTTTACTGAAGGTTATAAAATGTATGATTTAGGAAGTTATCCCGGTGTGATTAAAGGAGATGGAATAATTTATGGAGAGGTTTATGAGGTAGATGAAGATACTATTAACCTTCTTGATAGAGTTGAAGATTATAGAGGAAGACCTGATGATTTGTATATAAGAGAAAAGACTAAAGTTTACTTTGATGATAAGAGAAAATACTCTTTATCTGACGTATATATTTACGTTTATAATCAAGATATTTCTGGGAGAGATCTCATCGATGAAGGGGATTATTCTAAATATGTTAGAATGCCAGTAATTCTAAATTACTTTGCCTATGCTGAAAATACTAATGAGGAAGTACTTAGACAAAGAGGAGTAAAAAAGATATTGAAAAAAATTAATGCAATTGCTTATGGTTACAAAATGATATTCAACATACCTTGTAGATGGAAATATTGTGCAAATTTAATAGAAGATGAAAAGGGAAAAGTCTGTGGTTATATTTATGTAATGCACGAAGATGAATTAAATACACTAGATAAGGCTGAGCAACATCTAGTGAAATATATGAGAGAAGTTATTAAAGTTATTGACGAAAAGGGAAAAGAATATTACGCATATGCTTATGTTTCTCCAGACAAAGGAAATCAAGAAAAGCCCTCAGAAGAATATTTAAGCTTAATTATCCAAGGTTTAAAGAGAGGATGGGGAAATAACTGTATAAGTTCTGGACTTTTGTGA
- a CDS encoding NfeD family protein: MVSHVVIPIIIIAIVVAALILTGQYANPIVAVPSMAIVGFISYRIAYVIYKTRRRNLYTYVGKIGKAIEDIPKNGEGYVMIEGEMWKAIAEEPIVEGEKVIVTGMEGLKLKVKKLTDNDKN; the protein is encoded by the coding sequence ATGGTAAGCCATGTTGTAATTCCGATCATAATTATCGCAATTGTGGTAGCTGCACTTATTTTAACTGGACAATATGCAAATCCTATAGTTGCAGTACCCTCAATGGCGATTGTAGGTTTTATATCATATAGAATAGCTTACGTTATATATAAGACTAGGAGGAGAAATCTTTATACTTATGTAGGTAAAATAGGGAAAGCTATTGAGGATATACCAAAAAACGGAGAAGGGTATGTAATGATTGAGGGAGAAATGTGGAAGGCGATTGCTGAAGAGCCTATAGTTGAGGGAGAAAAAGTAATAGTTACTGGAATGGAAGGTTTAAAATTAAAAGTTAAAAAGCTTACAGATAATGATAAAAATTAA
- a CDS encoding thermopsin family protease, with protein MKILALILILFLLVEPLVSFSLSSSAFTISYPMGMSFYSLFSTYFTNEVMGVINITFMSIGSSYLPNGQYLTTGNASLQLNAMINGLYWAQDVILFHQISKNEFEASLVLNLWNLTGPFTIPLNGSATTYQGLGVICYKGPTFNVTLPISISLFMIDNSSLYFGYIIHNKSGIFYKAPISGEFQIGGLSIAGIPNDLEFVFGGPGGGSVVDMQVEGSMNLYFMQNGKLSLVPYAYSIGFDTAESAVGVQSTANLTNLWKPDTILSSGPDDAIVLWPIKPNISTYEKNNSIYVNITFEGKPLANQPIYIEDVGLTGLNIIAENYTNQSGYVKFENVSPSLYVVYYPGNFTLSSDYIVSSPIINSIIIHLQTIYDKMVNFLKSYNFKKSLSSFFNNIHEVTYNQSAGSINYVILIYILGFSAGLVISALLIRFKL; from the coding sequence GTGAAAATTTTAGCGTTAATACTAATATTATTTCTTTTAGTAGAACCGTTAGTTTCATTTTCTCTTTCTAGTTCAGCATTTACTATATCTTACCCTATGGGAATGTCATTTTATTCTTTATTTTCAACGTATTTTACTAATGAGGTAATGGGAGTAATAAATATAACCTTTATGAGTATTGGTTCCTCGTATCTACCGAATGGTCAGTATTTAACTACCGGTAATGCTTCTTTACAGTTAAATGCTATGATTAATGGCTTATATTGGGCTCAAGATGTTATTCTTTTCCATCAGATTTCCAAAAATGAGTTTGAGGCAAGTTTAGTTTTAAACTTATGGAATTTAACTGGTCCTTTCACAATTCCTTTGAATGGAAGTGCAACAACATACCAAGGTTTAGGGGTTATATGCTATAAAGGTCCGACATTTAATGTAACTTTACCAATATCAATATCTTTGTTTATGATAGATAATTCTTCGTTATATTTTGGTTATATTATTCATAATAAATCTGGAATATTCTATAAAGCTCCTATAAGTGGGGAGTTTCAGATTGGAGGACTCTCTATAGCTGGAATTCCAAATGATTTAGAGTTTGTTTTTGGCGGTCCAGGAGGTGGAAGCGTTGTTGATATGCAAGTTGAAGGTTCAATGAACTTATATTTTATGCAAAATGGAAAGTTAAGTTTAGTTCCTTATGCTTATTCAATTGGTTTCGATACAGCAGAGTCAGCTGTTGGAGTCCAATCAACTGCAAACCTAACTAATTTATGGAAACCAGATACAATTCTCTCAAGCGGGCCAGACGATGCTATAGTTTTATGGCCTATAAAACCTAACATTTCAACTTATGAAAAAAACAATAGTATTTATGTTAATATCACTTTTGAAGGAAAGCCATTAGCAAATCAACCTATATATATAGAAGATGTAGGACTAACGGGACTAAATATAATAGCTGAAAATTATACCAATCAATCTGGTTATGTAAAATTTGAGAATGTGTCTCCTTCCTTATATGTAGTTTATTACCCTGGGAACTTCACATTATCATCTGATTATATAGTTTCTTCTCCCATTATAAATTCTATTATAATTCACCTTCAAACAATATATGATAAGATGGTAAACTTTTTGAAGAGTTATAACTTTAAAAAATCTCTTTCTTCATTTTTCAACAACATTCATGAAGTAACTTATAATCAATCAGCAGGTAGTATAAACTATGTAATTCTAATTTACATATTAGGATTTAGTGCAGGTTTAGTAATTTCAGCTTTGCTAATAAGATTTAAACTCTGA
- a CDS encoding slipin family protein, which translates to MMVSVADIIGLVFLIIIILIFLAMSFRVVAEWQRAVVLRLGRVLGVKGPGIIFLIPFVDRPLVVDLRIVTVDVPPQTIVTKDNVTVTIDAVVYYKVVDPMKAVVSVSNYPAAVLNYAQTSLRDIVGQMELDEILTKREEINRRLQEILDTVTEGWGIKVTQVTVRDIRLSPELLSAMAEQAKAERLRRAKIILSEGERQAANILAEASLSYQNNPVALQLRFLEMLSDISQRGNMVIVVPAGQEFFATLSVLKNTVKQQ; encoded by the coding sequence ATCATGGTATCTGTTGCAGATATAATAGGATTAGTATTTCTTATCATAATAATCCTTATATTTCTAGCTATGTCTTTTAGAGTTGTCGCTGAATGGCAAAGGGCTGTTGTATTAAGATTAGGAAGAGTTTTAGGTGTTAAAGGCCCTGGAATAATATTTCTAATACCTTTTGTAGATAGACCTCTTGTCGTTGATTTAAGAATAGTCACTGTGGATGTTCCACCTCAAACTATAGTAACTAAAGATAACGTCACTGTGACAATTGATGCTGTAGTCTATTATAAAGTTGTAGATCCTATGAAAGCTGTAGTAAGTGTTAGTAACTATCCAGCAGCTGTGTTAAACTATGCTCAGACTTCTCTAAGAGACATTGTAGGACAAATGGAATTAGATGAAATCCTGACAAAAAGAGAAGAGATTAATAGGAGATTACAAGAGATATTAGATACTGTAACTGAAGGTTGGGGAATAAAAGTTACTCAAGTCACTGTTAGAGATATAAGACTATCTCCAGAGCTTTTATCAGCAATGGCTGAGCAAGCTAAAGCTGAAAGGCTTAGAAGAGCTAAAATAATTTTAAGTGAAGGAGAAAGACAAGCTGCGAATATATTAGCTGAAGCCTCTTTATCTTATCAAAATAACCCAGTTGCCTTGCAACTTAGATTCTTGGAGATGTTATCTGACATATCACAGAGAGGTAATATGGTAATTGTAGTCCCTGCTGGACAAGAGTTTTTTGCAACTCTTTCAGTACTTAAAAATACAGTAAAACAACAATAA